The Rhodobium gokarnense genomic interval CGACAGCCAGGCGCGGCGGCATACCTCTTTCGCCAGCGTCTGGATCTATCCCGTCGTCGACGACAATATCGAGATCGACGTGTCGGAAAGCGACGTGCGCATCGACACCTACCGGGCGTCGGGCGCCGGCGGCCAGCACGTCAACACGACCGATTCGGCGGTGCGCATCACTCACATTCCGACCAATATCGTCGTGCAGTGCCAGAACGAGCGCTCGCAGCACAAGAACCGGGCGACGGCCTGGGCGATGCTGAAGGCGCGGCTCTACGAGGTGGAGCTGCAGAAGCGGGAAGAAGAGGCAGCGGCGAGCGCGGCCTCCAAGACCGAGATCGGCTGGGGCCACCAGATCCGCTCCTACGTCCTGCAGCCCTACCAGCTCGTCAAGGACCTCAGGACCAACGTGGAAAGCACCAACCCGAACGACGTGCTGGACGGCGCGCTCGATCCGTTCATGGAGGCAGCACTGGCCCAGCGCGTGCTCGGCGAGGCGGCGACCGAGGCGGCGGGGTAGGCGATCCGGTCGCGTTCGATTGGAAACAAAACGGCGCCCATTGCGGCGCCGTTTTTCGTTTCACAAGTGGGCTGGATTGCTTCGCTGCGCTCGCAATGACGAATGAGAATCCTCAAACATTTCAATGTCATTGCGAGGAGGCCGTAAGGCCGACGCGGCAATCCAAAAGGCGGTCAGTGGAAATGCACCCCAACCCTCAGAGCAGGTTGCCGAGCTTGCGGCCGGCGCTGAGGTAGAGCATCGGGTTGATGGTCTTCTTGCCGACGCGGGTCTCGTAGTGAAGGTGCGGGCCGGTGGAGCGGCCGGTAGAGCCGACCTCGCCGATCTTCTGGCCGATGACGACGCGCTGGCCGCGTTTCACGGAAATCCGCGACAGGTGCGAGTAGCGGCTCCGGAGCCCGCGGCCGTGGTCGATCTCCACGGTGTTGCCGTAGCCGCCCTTGCGGCCGGCGATGACGACGCGTCCGTTGGCGGTGGCGTTGACCCGGGTGCCGGTGGTGCCGCGGAAATCGATCCCGGTGTGCATCGCCGGGCGGCCGAGGAAGGGATCGATGCGCGGACCGTAGCGGCTGGTGACCGGGGCATTGCCGATCGGTTTCCTCAGCGGGATGGCGGTGGTCGCCTTGCGGATCTGCGTCAGCCGGGTGATCGCCGTCTCGGCGCGCTTGATGCGGTCGGCAAAGCCGTTTGGCGACAGCGGCACGAAGGGCCCGCCGGTCGCCGTGTTGTCGGCGTCGTCGCCGGCCATCGGGTCGGCTTTCGCGAGGCGTACGCCGATCCGCTTCAGCACCTTCTCGAAGCGGTTGACGTCGGTCTCCGCAGCAAGGGCAAGGGCGTCGAGGGCGTTGCCCTGTTCGTTGAGCATCGCCGTCATGTCGGTCGCGACCGTGTCGAGCTTTTTCGCGTAGGGCGAGCCGTAGCGCTCGGGATCGTCGGCGCGGGCCTCCTCGTCGGAGGGCAGGGCCATCGACGACTTCATCGGCTCGGCCGGCTCCAACTCGCCGCCGATGCCGCCGGTCACATCCGGGTCATCAAGGTCGACGCCCGGTTTCGGCTGCGGGACGATGGTGGAGGCGAGTTCGATGCCGTTCTTGCGGGCCTGCTCGATGACCTGGGTGACCAGCACCTGGCGGTCGGAGAGCGCGTTCTGCTTGGCGAGCAGCCTGTCGAGCTTGATCTCGAAGGATTCCTGGTCGATGAGCTGGCGGCTGGTGATGCGATCGACTTCCGAGCGCAGCGCCGCTATACGGTCCTCATAGGCGTGCTGCATGCGGGCCTGGCGGGCCATCGCCGCGCCGATCAGGTCGTCGCGGAAGAAGAGGTAGGTGGTGGCGCCGAGATAGACGACCGCGAACAGCGTCAGCAGCCCGGCGATGGCGCCGACCATCAACGGGTTCAGCGTCACGGAGGTGATGCGCTCGCCCTTGGCGAAAATGATCTGGTGATGGTCCTTGCGGCGTCCGAATGCCTTCGGAGTTCCTGCAGCCCGGGTTTCCATGTTCTGTCACCGTTGGCGCTACGCGTTACAGGTCCGGACCGCCGGGCGGCCAACCCTCTCAAATCCCGGTGACGATTAGAAACCGTTAGGGTTAATTTTTGCTTTCGCGGCGCTGTCAGTCAGTCGGCTTATCGGGCGGTTGCGACCAGCGGCTTGTAAAAGCCCGGCGTCAGGCCGGCAGCGGCGCGCGCGGCGTCGTTGAAGGGCGGCTTGAGGGCGCCGCGGAAGTGCTTTCTGACCAGCGCGTGGAAGGTCGGCTCCGGCTCCAGCCTTTCGCGGTCGCACAGGAACCGGAACCATTTGGCGCCCGCCGCCACATGGCCCTTTTCGTCGCGGTAGATGATTTTCAGGATATCGGCAGTGGCGCCGTCGCCGGCCTCCTCGGTGCGCTCGATCATCGAGGGCGTGATGTCGAGGCCGCGCGCCTCCAGCACCAGGGGGATGATGGCGAGCCGGGCAACGAGGGAGTCCCTGGTCGAATCGGCCGCCTGCCAGAGGCCGTCATGGGCGGGCAGGGCGCCGTAGTCGGCGCCGAGGTCCTGCAGCCTCTGGCGCAACAGGCCGAAATGCTTTGCTTCCTCCATGCCGATCTTGACGAAATCGTCGAAGAAGGAGCGCGGCATCGCCGTGTCGTTGAAGCGGGCGATGAGATCCCAGGTGAGGTCGATGGCGTTGAGTTCGATATGGGCGAGGGCGTGGATCATGGTGATCCGGCCGCGAAGCCCGTGGGAGGTGCGCTTCGGCATCTCGCGCGGCGGCAGCAGTTCCGGCTTTTCCGGCCGTCCGGGACGCGCCGGCAGCGGGCCGTCGGTGCGCGGCGCGCTGCGGTCGAGCCGGCGCGCGAACCAGGCAGTGCCGGCCGCGCCCGAAAGCGCGACCTTTTCCGCCGGGTCCGGGGCGGCGACGATGCGCCGGGCAAGGCCGGTGAGGCTGTCGGCCATGGCGTCTGGGGCCTTGGTTCCTAGAGCGCCTTTGCGGCGTCCAGAACGGCCTCGGCGTGGCCGGCCACCTTCACCTTGCGCCAGACCCTGGCGACCTTGCCGCCGCCGTCGATCAGGAAGGTGGAGCGTTCCACGCCCATGTATTTCTTGCCGTACATGGATTTCTCCACCCAGACCCCATAGGCCTCGATGGTCGCCTTGTCCTCATCGGCGGCGAGCATGACGCTGAGCTCGTGCTTGGCCTTGAACTTGTCGTGCTTGGCGGCCGAATCGGGCGAGATGCCGATGACGACGGCGCCGGCCTTCTCGAACTCCCCGGCCAGTTCGGTGAAGGCAATCGCTTCCTTGGTGCAGCCGGAGGTGTCGTCCTTGGGATAGAAATAGACGACGACGGTTTTTCCTTGCAGATCCGACAGCTTGACGCGTCCGCCGCCGTCGGTCGGAAGGTCGAAGTCTGGCGCCTTGGCGCCTTCGGTGATGTCGCTCATGCTGCCTCCGTTTGGTCGCGTTTTCGTTGCTTGATGTAGCGGAAATCCGCAAGGGTTGCCAGCGGGCATCGGCGCCACGACAAAGGGGGGGAAGGGGCGCAACGACCCGGTACTCCAGTATGCCGTGCAAATGCCGCAAGGGCACCACATGCCCCCTGCACCGGGCGTCGTTTTCGCGCTATGGGTTGGCAAAGGGGGCAGGCAGGCTGCGCGGCAAAGCGCACCGCGATGCCCTTGGCGGGGACAACGAGACACAGGGACTGGAATGGCGCCGCGACGGCTCCAGCCGTTAACACAGCATACCCATCACGTTCACAGCGCCTTCGGCATCCTGCTGCGGGTGGCGCTGGTGCTGGTTGTGGTGACGGCGATCGCCATCGGCGCCTTCGCCTGGCGGGTCTCCAGCGGGCCACTGACCCTCAACATCTTTGCCGAGGCCGTGCGGGCGCGGATTGCCGAGGCCGTCGGTCCCGACGCCAGGGTCGGGCTGTCCGCCATCGTCCTTGCCTGGTCGGAGGACGGCGGGCCGCGGGTGCGCCTGCGCGGCCTCGTCATCGCTGATACCGAGGCCGGCTTCGAGGCCGAAGTGCCGACCGCGGACGTCCGGCTCAACGGTTTTCAGCTTGTCATCGGCCGGGTCTCGCCGCGGGCGATCCGGGTCTATTCGCCCCGCGTGCGCATCCCGGTCGCCGGCGGCGCCAGCGCGTCGCCGGAAACGCTTTTGGAATTCGCCGATCACGCCTTCAAGGGCACGCTCGCCGGCGCCCGCTCCATCGGCCTTTCCAGCATCCGGGTCGAGGACGCCACGGTGGAGATGCGCTCCACCGACGACGATGGACACAGCCGGACCTATTCCAGCGTTTCCGCCGATCTCGGCTTTGCCCACGACACCCGCACGACGACCCTCGACGTCAGCGGCATCGGATTCGGCGGCAAATGGTCGGCGTCCGCGGTGCATCGTCCGGACCCGGCCTCCGGCGGCTCGGTGCTGGCGCTTTCCGGCACCGACATTACCGTCGACGACGTCTTCGGCATCGGCGATGCCGCGCGCACCGGGTCCGCCACCCGTATCCCGCTCTATCCGAGCTTTGCGGCCCAGTATGACGAGGTCGGCCGGCTGACGGCAGCGCATATGAAGCTGGTCGTCGGCGCCGGCCATGTGCCGTTCGGTGGCGGCTCGCCCTATCTGCTCGACGAAGCGGTGGTGGACGTTGCCTGGGTGCCGGACGAGAAGGTCTTCAAGATCGGGCCCTCCGTGGCCGAGTTCGGACCGACGAAGCTTCCCTTCACCGGCATCGTCGTGCCGCCGCGCGGCCCGGAGGCGGCGCTTTGGGAGTTCGGCGTCGAGGCGCGCGATGTGGAAATCGCCTCGCCCTTCGAGGGCGAGCCGCCGACGCCACTCGACCTGGTGGTGACGACCGGGACGTTCGACCCCGATCTGCTCCGGATCGGTGTGACGAAATTCCAGGTCGGTGCCGGCGCGACGCCGCTGATCCAGTCGACGGCCGTCGTCGATCTCGGTGCCTTCGGGCCGAAACTGGAGGTCGACGGCCGGCTCAACGCGGTCCCGGTGCACGAGCTGAAGCGGATCTGGCCGGAATTCATCGCCCCGCCGGCGCGGCGCTGGATCCTCGACAACGTCGTCTCCGGCGACACCGTCGACGGCAGCTTTCGTGCCGCGGTCGGCGCGGAGGAACTGGACGACAATCCGGAGACCTGGGGCTGGGGCGAGGACGACCTGACGGCACACTTCACCGTCAGAAACGCCGTCGTGAAGACCTTCGGCGAGATGCCGGCGGCCAGGGCACCGGTCGCGACCGGGCAGATCGACGGCGGCCATCTGAAGGTCGAGATTCCCGGGGCGAGCCTCACGACCGCTTCCGGCGGGAAGGTCACCGTCGACGAGGCGGTGTTCGAGATCGCCGACATCAGGCCGCCCAAGCAGACGGCGAGCCTGCGCCTGCAGCTCTCCGGTCCGACCCGGAACGTTGCCGAGGTCGTCAACGCCAAGCCGATCGAGGCGCTGGGGCCGATCGGCGTTACCCCCGCCGCGCTCGGCGGCACGGCGACCGTGAAGGCGGGGGCGAGCTTCGCGCTGCTGCGCGAGCTGTCCTTCGACGATGTGGACTACGGCCTGACGGCGGAGCTTGACGATTTCTCCTCAAAGACCCCGATTTCCGGCAGGAAGGTCACCGACGGCACGCTCTCCGTCACGGTCGCCGAGGGCGTTGCGCGGATCGACGGCAAGGCCCGGTTCGACGGAGCGATGGCAACCGTCGACCTGACGGAGCCGCTCGACGGCAGCGGCGGCGGCGCCAGCAAGGTCGGCATCACCCTGAAGCTCAGCGATGCGGAACGGCGCGAGCAGGGGCTCGACCTCGGCGGGCTCCTCACGGGTCCGATCGAGGTCTCGATCGCGTCTGAGGGCGACGGCGCCGACAGGTACGAGATCGACCTGAAGGACGCACGGCTCGCCGTTTCGCCCCTCGGCTGGGCCAAGGAGCCCGGCGTTCCGGCGACGGCCCGGTTCCGGATCGCCGGTGCCCGCAAGAACGAGGTCAGCGACCTTCGGATCGAGGGCAAGGATTTCGCGATCGCCGGCCATGTGGTGCTTGACGACAAGGGCGACCTGAAGTCGGGCGAGCTGACGTCGGCGCGGCTCGGACGGACGGTCATCGACCGGGCCGTGATGCGGGCCTCCGACGCCGGCCAGGACGTCGTCCTCACGGCGAGCGCGATCGATGCGCGTACCATCCTCAAGGGCATCACCGACGTGCGCGGCAAGGACGAGGGCGCCGACCTGGAAGGCGATTTCCACATCCGCGGCAAGATCGGCACCCTGATCGGCTTCAACGGGGCCAACTTCTCCGGCGTCGACCTCGACGTGACGGTCGCCGGCGGCAGCCTCAGGGCGCTGAAAGTCACCGGCAGCTCCGGCAAGCGCGGCCGGCTCGACCTGACGCTGAAGCCGGACGGCGCCCGGCGGGCGCTCTATGTGGAATCCGACAATGTCGGCGACTTCCTGCGCTTCCTCAACATCTACAAGCGCATGCAGGGCGGCTCCGGCGAGATCACCGCCGCCCTCGGCGACGGCACGGCCTCACAGGGCCGATTCCGGATCAGCGACTTCCGGGTCACCGAGGACCCGGCCCTGAAGCAGCTCGTCGCCCGCGGCAATTTCGAGGATCGGCTGCGCGGTGACCGCCCGGTCAACATCCGGCCGATCGCGGAAAGCGGCGATACGGTCTTTGAAAAGCTCGACGTTTCGTTCCGGCTGGAGAGCAACCGCATGGTGATCACCGATGCGCTCTTAAAAGGCGCGGTGATCGGCGGCACCATGAAAGGGACCGTCGATTTCCGCAACAAGCGCATGGCGATCGCCGGGACCATGGTGCCGGCCTATGGCATCAACAATCTGTTCGGGCGGGTGCCGCTGCTCGGCCAGGCGCTTGGCGGCGGCCGCAATGGCGGGCTGATCGGCGTCACCTTCAAGATCGAGGGACCTGTCGGCGACACCAAGATGACGGTCAATCCGATGTCCGTCGTCGCGCCCGGCATTTTCCGCAAGATATTCGAGTACTGACCGCGCCGCGGTTCTTACACCGGGCGCAGCAGCACGTGGCGCTTCTTGCCGACTGACAATTTGATGACGCCGTCGCCGGTGACGTCGGCCATGGTCAGGGATCCGCGCTCGTCGGTGACGACGCTGTCGTTGACGCGGATGCCACCGGAGCGGACCTGGCGGCGGACCTCGCCATTGGAGGCGGCAAGGCCGGCATGGACGAAGGCGGCAAGGACGCCAAGGCCGGCTTCAAGCTCCGCGGCTGCGATGTCGACGCTCGGAAGGTTCTCCGCCAGGGCGCCTTCCTCGAAGGTCAGGCGGGCCGTTTCGGCCGCAGCCTCGGCCGCGGCGCGCCCGTGCAGCATGGCGGTCGCTTCGGTTGCAAGCGTTTTCTTTGCATCGTTTAGTTCGGAACCTTCGAGCGCTTCCAGGCGTTTGATCTCATCCATCGGCAGATCGGTGAACAGCCTCAGGAACCGGCCGATGTCGGCGTCCTCCGTGTTGCGCCAGAACTGCCAGTACTCGTAGGGGCTCTTGGCGTCGGCGTTGAGCCAGACGGCGCCGTCCGCCGTCTTGCCCATCTTGGCGCCGGAGGCCGTGGTGATCAGCGGCGTCGTCACGGCGAACAATTCGGCGCCGGCGAGACGGCGTCCGAGGTCGATGCCGGACAGGATGTTGCCCCACTGGTCCGAGCCGCCCATCTGCAGCCGGCAGCCGGTACGTCGAAAAAGCTCGACGAAATCGTAGGCCTGCAGGACCATGTAGTTGAATTCGAGGAATGAGAGATGCTGTTCCCGCTCAAGGCGCATCCGGACGGCGTCGCGCTGGATCATCTGGTTGACCGAGACGTGGCGCCCGACATCGCGCAGGAGATCCACATAGCCGAGGCCGAGCAGCCAGTCGGCGTTGTCGACCATGACGGCGTCTTGCGGCCCGTCGCCGAAGGTCAGGAACGACGAGAAGACCTGCCGGATGCCTTCCTTGTTGGTCTCGATCGCGTCCGGCGTCAGCAGCTTGCGCGATTCGTCCTTGCCGGACGGATCGCCGACCCTGGTCGTGCCGCCGCCCATCAGGACGATCGGCCGATGGCCGCATTTCTGCAGCCAGCGCAGCATCATGATCTGCACCAGCGAGCCGACATGCAGGCTCGGCGCCGTGCAGTCGAAGCCGATATAGGCGCTGACCGTTTCCGTCGTCAGGCAGCGATCGAGCGCTTGCGGATCGGAGCACTGATGGATGAAGCCGCGCTCGGAAAGCGTGGCGAGAAACTCGGACGAAAACTCGGTCATGACCGGAACTTCCCTGGAAAGGATCGGGGATCGGCGGGCCGGATCAAGGGGCCCGGCGCGCTCTATAGCGCAACTTTTGTGCAAAGGCACGGGGGGCGGCCAATGCGAAATGCGGGAGCCCGCCATGCGCAGGAATACCCCGAAGGATTAACCCCCTCTTTGCATACAGCCAATACAATTTGTCGCTGCGCCGTACGGCGCGACCACGCTAAGCTGGCTTGCTGCGGGCATTCTCTGGGAGGTCACAAAAACAGATGAAAACCTTTCGGGCCATCGGGCTCATGAGCGGGACGTCGTTCGACGGCGTCGACGCCGCCATCATCGAAACGGACGGCGAAAAGGTTTTTGCGACCG includes:
- a CDS encoding AsmA-like C-terminal region-containing protein, which gives rise to MAPRRLQPLTQHTHHVHSAFGILLRVALVLVVVTAIAIGAFAWRVSSGPLTLNIFAEAVRARIAEAVGPDARVGLSAIVLAWSEDGGPRVRLRGLVIADTEAGFEAEVPTADVRLNGFQLVIGRVSPRAIRVYSPRVRIPVAGGASASPETLLEFADHAFKGTLAGARSIGLSSIRVEDATVEMRSTDDDGHSRTYSSVSADLGFAHDTRTTTLDVSGIGFGGKWSASAVHRPDPASGGSVLALSGTDITVDDVFGIGDAARTGSATRIPLYPSFAAQYDEVGRLTAAHMKLVVGAGHVPFGGGSPYLLDEAVVDVAWVPDEKVFKIGPSVAEFGPTKLPFTGIVVPPRGPEAALWEFGVEARDVEIASPFEGEPPTPLDLVVTTGTFDPDLLRIGVTKFQVGAGATPLIQSTAVVDLGAFGPKLEVDGRLNAVPVHELKRIWPEFIAPPARRWILDNVVSGDTVDGSFRAAVGAEELDDNPETWGWGEDDLTAHFTVRNAVVKTFGEMPAARAPVATGQIDGGHLKVEIPGASLTTASGGKVTVDEAVFEIADIRPPKQTASLRLQLSGPTRNVAEVVNAKPIEALGPIGVTPAALGGTATVKAGASFALLRELSFDDVDYGLTAELDDFSSKTPISGRKVTDGTLSVTVAEGVARIDGKARFDGAMATVDLTEPLDGSGGGASKVGITLKLSDAERREQGLDLGGLLTGPIEVSIASEGDGADRYEIDLKDARLAVSPLGWAKEPGVPATARFRIAGARKNEVSDLRIEGKDFAIAGHVVLDDKGDLKSGELTSARLGRTVIDRAVMRASDAGQDVVLTASAIDARTILKGITDVRGKDEGADLEGDFHIRGKIGTLIGFNGANFSGVDLDVTVAGGSLRALKVTGSSGKRGRLDLTLKPDGARRALYVESDNVGDFLRFLNIYKRMQGGSGEITAALGDGTASQGRFRISDFRVTEDPALKQLVARGNFEDRLRGDRPVNIRPIAESGDTVFEKLDVSFRLESNRMVITDALLKGAVIGGTMKGTVDFRNKRMAIAGTMVPAYGINNLFGRVPLLGQALGGGRNGGLIGVTFKIEGPVGDTKMTVNPMSVVAPGIFRKIFEY
- the tyrS gene encoding tyrosine--tRNA ligase codes for the protein MTEFSSEFLATLSERGFIHQCSDPQALDRCLTTETVSAYIGFDCTAPSLHVGSLVQIMMLRWLQKCGHRPIVLMGGGTTRVGDPSGKDESRKLLTPDAIETNKEGIRQVFSSFLTFGDGPQDAVMVDNADWLLGLGYVDLLRDVGRHVSVNQMIQRDAVRMRLEREQHLSFLEFNYMVLQAYDFVELFRRTGCRLQMGGSDQWGNILSGIDLGRRLAGAELFAVTTPLITTASGAKMGKTADGAVWLNADAKSPYEYWQFWRNTEDADIGRFLRLFTDLPMDEIKRLEALEGSELNDAKKTLATEATAMLHGRAAAEAAAETARLTFEEGALAENLPSVDIAAAELEAGLGVLAAFVHAGLAASNGEVRRQVRSGGIRVNDSVVTDERGSLTMADVTGDGVIKLSVGKKRHVLLRPV
- the bcp gene encoding thioredoxin-dependent thiol peroxidase, whose translation is MSDITEGAKAPDFDLPTDGGGRVKLSDLQGKTVVVYFYPKDDTSGCTKEAIAFTELAGEFEKAGAVVIGISPDSAAKHDKFKAKHELSVMLAADEDKATIEAYGVWVEKSMYGKKYMGVERSTFLIDGGGKVARVWRKVKVAGHAEAVLDAAKAL
- a CDS encoding peptidoglycan DD-metalloendopeptidase family protein, with product METRAAGTPKAFGRRKDHHQIIFAKGERITSVTLNPLMVGAIAGLLTLFAVVYLGATTYLFFRDDLIGAAMARQARMQHAYEDRIAALRSEVDRITSRQLIDQESFEIKLDRLLAKQNALSDRQVLVTQVIEQARKNGIELASTIVPQPKPGVDLDDPDVTGGIGGELEPAEPMKSSMALPSDEEARADDPERYGSPYAKKLDTVATDMTAMLNEQGNALDALALAAETDVNRFEKVLKRIGVRLAKADPMAGDDADNTATGGPFVPLSPNGFADRIKRAETAITRLTQIRKATTAIPLRKPIGNAPVTSRYGPRIDPFLGRPAMHTGIDFRGTTGTRVNATANGRVVIAGRKGGYGNTVEIDHGRGLRSRYSHLSRISVKRGQRVVIGQKIGEVGSTGRSTGPHLHYETRVGKKTINPMLYLSAGRKLGNLL
- a CDS encoding ferritin-like domain-containing protein — encoded protein: MADSLTGLARRIVAAPDPAEKVALSGAAGTAWFARRLDRSAPRTDGPLPARPGRPEKPELLPPREMPKRTSHGLRGRITMIHALAHIELNAIDLTWDLIARFNDTAMPRSFFDDFVKIGMEEAKHFGLLRQRLQDLGADYGALPAHDGLWQAADSTRDSLVARLAIIPLVLEARGLDITPSMIERTEEAGDGATADILKIIYRDEKGHVAAGAKWFRFLCDRERLEPEPTFHALVRKHFRGALKPPFNDAARAAAGLTPGFYKPLVATAR